In the Salinisphaera sp. T31B1 genome, one interval contains:
- a CDS encoding FKBP-type peptidyl-prolyl cis-trans isomerase: MKRYIALLACVFALSACGNQGDDNASADNQAANDSSAASDSSANGGDANQTDGSGDFANDQEKRSYALGMDIGNSLKELPVEIDMDSLTQGVRDVVDGGQTKLSQEELDGVMQSFVQDMEAAQKQKAEQQAQTNQEKGKKFLAENKSKDGVKTTDSGLQYKVIEPGDGPSPGENDSVTVHYTGKLIDGTVFDSSRERGEPVTFPVNAVIPGWTEALQLMKQGAKYELYIPADLAYGERGAGAQIGPNETLIFDVELLKVDKGGDSGSADAPQSSSGNGGAGADGSASNDNAAGGDPSGTGQDDGQNGGEADQKP; this comes from the coding sequence ATGAAACGATATATTGCTTTGCTGGCGTGTGTCTTCGCGCTGTCGGCCTGTGGCAATCAGGGCGATGACAACGCATCGGCCGATAACCAGGCGGCCAACGACAGCAGCGCCGCCAGCGACAGCAGCGCGAATGGCGGTGACGCCAACCAGACCGACGGCAGCGGCGATTTCGCCAACGATCAGGAAAAACGCAGCTACGCGCTGGGTATGGATATCGGTAACTCGCTCAAGGAGCTGCCGGTCGAGATCGACATGGATTCGCTCACCCAGGGCGTACGGGATGTGGTCGACGGTGGCCAGACGAAGCTCAGTCAGGAAGAGCTGGACGGTGTGATGCAGAGCTTCGTACAGGACATGGAAGCCGCCCAGAAGCAAAAGGCCGAACAGCAGGCGCAGACCAATCAGGAAAAAGGCAAGAAATTCCTGGCCGAGAACAAGTCCAAGGACGGCGTCAAGACCACCGACAGCGGCCTGCAGTACAAGGTCATCGAGCCGGGCGACGGCCCGTCCCCGGGCGAGAACGACAGCGTGACGGTCCACTATACCGGCAAGCTGATCGACGGCACCGTGTTCGACAGCTCCCGCGAGCGCGGTGAGCCGGTCACCTTCCCGGTCAACGCCGTGATTCCGGGCTGGACCGAAGCGTTGCAGCTGATGAAGCAGGGCGCCAAGTATGAGCTCTATATTCCTGCCGATCTTGCCTATGGCGAGCGGGGTGCGGGCGCCCAGATCGGCCCGAACGAAACCCTGATCTTCGACGTGGAACTCCTCAAGGTCGACAAGGGCGGCGATTCCGGTTCGGCCGATGCCCCTCAGAGCTCCAGTGGTAATGGCGGTGCCGGTGCCGATGGTTCGGCGAGCAACGACAACGCCGCGGGCGGTGACCCGAGCGGCACTGGCCAGGACGATGGGCAGAACGGCGGTGAGGCAGACCAGAAACCCTAG
- a CDS encoding phosphoenolpyruvate carboxykinase (ATP), with the protein MTLNAELNRTLGLEGLEYRHNLSKDQLFEEALANDRGRIRPDGPDDEPKAHATALGVEGPLVYYSDPSCTGRPVQDTFAVAWPELEDKVWWKSDFQPFDSTRFGPLLERVAAHLNERGHHLYAQDVFCGWDSAYAVPYRVVSEYATHALFATNMFVEHVDVDNAGDKRWTMLNVPSFHCDPERDGTKSGRAVIVDMRNRIGLVLGRADYCGVVKKTMFTVMNYMLPEMGELPMHCSANVGAGGDGAVLFGLSGTGKTTLSADPNRQLIGDDEHAWTADGVSNFEGGCYAKLIDLDKDAEPVIAAALSTPGCVIENVPPLPGRAMADTDPQDLDLTDGSITENTRLCYPLSANPNVAEGACGPHPETIVLLTADAFGVLPPISILDAKDVMYHFVSGFTAKLAGTEVGVTEPKAAFSACFGAPFMSQKPSVYAELLAEKMRTHKARCVLLNTGWSGGPHGIGQRISIKHTRALLNAALEGELDADKVSYETHPVFNLDMPTSCPGVPSEILNPRNTWHDASAYDVQAEKLRDMFRDNYRAKNFEALGIEAVM; encoded by the coding sequence ATGACGCTCAATGCAGAGTTGAACCGTACGCTGGGCCTCGAAGGCCTGGAATATCGCCACAACCTGAGCAAGGATCAGCTCTTCGAGGAAGCGCTCGCCAACGACCGTGGCCGCATCCGGCCGGACGGGCCCGACGACGAACCCAAGGCACATGCCACGGCGCTCGGTGTCGAAGGCCCGCTGGTGTACTACTCCGACCCGAGCTGTACCGGCCGCCCGGTGCAGGATACGTTCGCCGTGGCCTGGCCCGAACTCGAAGACAAGGTTTGGTGGAAATCCGATTTCCAGCCGTTCGATTCGACACGCTTCGGCCCGCTCCTCGAACGCGTGGCCGCCCACCTGAACGAGCGCGGCCACCATCTTTATGCACAGGACGTGTTCTGCGGCTGGGATTCGGCCTATGCCGTGCCCTACCGCGTGGTCAGCGAGTACGCCACGCATGCGCTTTTCGCCACCAACATGTTCGTCGAACATGTCGACGTCGACAACGCCGGTGACAAGCGCTGGACGATGCTCAACGTACCGAGCTTCCACTGCGATCCCGAGCGCGACGGCACCAAGTCCGGGCGCGCGGTGATCGTGGACATGCGCAACCGTATCGGGCTCGTACTCGGGCGCGCCGACTACTGCGGCGTGGTCAAGAAGACCATGTTCACGGTCATGAACTACATGCTGCCGGAAATGGGCGAGCTGCCGATGCACTGCTCGGCCAACGTCGGGGCCGGCGGCGACGGCGCGGTGCTGTTCGGGCTCTCGGGCACTGGCAAGACGACCCTGTCGGCCGATCCCAACCGTCAGCTGATCGGCGACGACGAACACGCCTGGACCGCCGACGGCGTTTCCAACTTCGAGGGCGGCTGCTATGCCAAGCTGATCGATCTGGACAAGGACGCCGAGCCGGTCATCGCAGCAGCGCTATCCACGCCCGGCTGTGTCATCGAGAACGTACCGCCCCTGCCGGGTCGGGCCATGGCCGATACCGATCCGCAGGATCTGGATCTGACCGATGGGTCGATCACTGAAAACACGCGGCTGTGCTATCCGCTTTCGGCCAATCCGAACGTTGCCGAGGGCGCCTGCGGCCCGCATCCGGAAACGATCGTGCTGCTTACCGCCGACGCCTTCGGCGTACTGCCGCCGATTTCGATCCTGGATGCCAAGGACGTGATGTATCACTTCGTATCCGGCTTTACCGCGAAGCTGGCGGGTACCGAAGTCGGCGTGACCGAGCCCAAGGCGGCATTCTCGGCCTGCTTCGGCGCGCCGTTCATGTCCCAGAAGCCGTCGGTTTATGCCGAACTGCTGGCCGAGAAGATGCGCACTCACAAGGCACGCTGCGTATTGCTGAATACGGGCTGGTCCGGTGGACCGCATGGCATCGGCCAGCGTATCTCGATCAAGCACACGCGGGCATTGCTCAACGCCGCGCTGGAAGGCGAGCTCGACGCCGACAAGGTGAGCTACGAAACCCACCCGGTGTTCAATCTGGACATGCCGACGTCCTGCCCCGGTGTGCCCAGCGAGATTCTCAATCCGCGCAACACCTGGCACGACGCCAGCGCCTACGACGTGCAGGCCGAAAAACTTCGAGACATGTTCCGGGACAACTACCGAGCCAAGAACTTCGAGGCACTGGGTATCGAGGCGGTGATGTAA
- a CDS encoding phosphoglycolate phosphatase, whose product MHPALEDIALVVFDLDGTLIDSAPDLAMAVDRTLADHDLPAAGIDKVRHWVGNGSHKLVERALADADAHGVSIDEAHTRFLAHYAKAPCERTQLYDGVTECLTALRDRDFDLMLVTNKPIAFLPAILDTLGLTDYFSLTLGGDSLAEKKPHPAPLLHAARQGDIPPGAGLMVGDSRHDVAAGKAAGFRTVAVTYGYNHGDPISQSGPDHLVDSLAELVT is encoded by the coding sequence ATGCACCCCGCACTCGAGGATATCGCCCTAGTCGTGTTCGATCTGGACGGCACGCTGATCGATTCGGCGCCCGACCTGGCCATGGCCGTGGACAGAACGCTGGCCGATCACGACCTGCCGGCCGCCGGCATCGACAAGGTGCGCCACTGGGTAGGCAACGGCAGCCACAAACTGGTCGAGCGCGCGCTGGCCGACGCCGACGCCCATGGCGTTTCGATCGACGAGGCGCATACCCGCTTCCTGGCGCATTACGCCAAGGCGCCCTGCGAACGCACGCAGCTATACGACGGCGTCACGGAATGTCTTACCGCCCTGCGTGATCGCGACTTCGATCTGATGCTGGTCACCAACAAGCCGATCGCGTTCCTGCCGGCCATTCTCGACACCCTCGGCCTGACGGATTACTTTTCGCTGACTCTCGGAGGCGACAGCCTGGCAGAGAAGAAGCCCCACCCGGCACCGCTGCTGCACGCCGCCCGGCAAGGCGATATCCCTCCCGGTGCCGGGCTGATGGTCGGCGATTCCCGTCACGACGTCGCCGCCGGCAAGGCGGCCGGCTTTCGAACCGTCGCCGTAACCTATGGCTACAACCACGGCGATCCGATCAGTCAGAGCGGCCCGGATCATCTCGTCGACAGCCTTGCCGAACTGGTGACATGA
- a CDS encoding fumarylacetoacetate hydrolase family protein: MTASTPRPADAFAARSTPRIFCIGRNYAKHIAELNNSLPGQECVVFMKPASALVAPGEAITLPADAGEIHHEAELVVEIGHGGTSIAASAAREHISGIGLGLDLTLRDVQTGLKNTGEPWEKAKAFDHSAPLGPLVPLADDMDLTAMHFELTVDGETRQIGDTGQMLKSVADIIAELSAHWRLLPGDLIYTGTPEGVGPVTPGMQMVLSGPQLPEARWVTA, translated from the coding sequence ATGACCGCGAGTACGCCCCGTCCCGCCGACGCCTTTGCCGCGCGCAGCACGCCCCGTATCTTCTGTATCGGGCGCAACTACGCCAAGCATATCGCCGAACTCAACAACTCCCTGCCCGGCCAGGAATGCGTGGTGTTCATGAAACCGGCTAGCGCGCTGGTCGCGCCGGGCGAAGCGATCACCCTGCCGGCCGATGCCGGCGAGATCCATCACGAAGCCGAACTGGTGGTCGAGATCGGGCACGGCGGCACATCGATTGCCGCCAGCGCGGCGCGCGAGCATATCAGCGGGATCGGCCTCGGCTTGGATCTAACCCTGCGCGATGTACAGACCGGACTCAAGAACACCGGCGAGCCCTGGGAAAAAGCCAAGGCCTTCGATCATAGCGCTCCGCTGGGCCCGCTGGTCCCACTGGCCGACGACATGGATCTGACCGCCATGCACTTCGAGCTGACCGTCGACGGCGAAACACGCCAGATCGGTGACACCGGCCAGATGCTCAAGAGCGTGGCCGACATCATCGCCGAGCTCAGCGCTCACTGGCGGCTGCTACCGGGCGATCTGATCTATACCGGAACGCCCGAGGGCGTCGGGCCGGTTACGCCGGGTATGCAGATGGTGCTCTCCGGTCCGCAGCTGCCCGAAGCCCGGTGGGTGACCGCCTGA
- the nth gene encoding endonuclease III encodes MNKAKRTEIFQRLRDANPSPKTELQYDSAFELLVAVILSAQATDVGVNKATAKLFPVANTPQAILELGEDGLKRYVKTIGLYNSKAANIIKTCRALVDEHDGEVPATREALVALPGVGRKTANVVLNTAFGQAAMAVDTHIYRVSNRTGIAPGKTVRAVEDRLMRLVPQPFLQNAHHWLILHGRYVCRARTPLCGDCRIVDLCEYRHKTTASNKEKTR; translated from the coding sequence ATGAACAAGGCCAAACGAACCGAGATATTCCAGCGTCTGCGCGACGCGAACCCGAGCCCCAAGACCGAGCTGCAGTATGACTCGGCGTTCGAACTGCTGGTCGCGGTGATCCTGTCTGCCCAGGCCACCGATGTCGGCGTGAACAAGGCAACCGCGAAGCTGTTCCCGGTCGCGAACACGCCGCAGGCGATCCTCGAGCTCGGCGAGGACGGCTTGAAGCGCTATGTGAAGACGATCGGCCTGTACAACAGCAAGGCGGCGAACATCATCAAGACCTGCCGGGCGCTGGTCGACGAACACGACGGCGAGGTTCCGGCCACTCGTGAGGCTCTCGTCGCTCTGCCGGGCGTGGGCCGCAAGACCGCGAACGTCGTGCTCAACACGGCGTTCGGCCAGGCCGCGATGGCGGTAGATACGCATATCTACCGGGTATCCAATCGAACGGGCATCGCACCGGGCAAGACCGTGCGCGCCGTCGAGGACCGGCTCATGCGTCTGGTGCCCCAGCCCTTCCTGCAGAACGCCCATCACTGGCTGATTCTGCACGGCCGGTATGTCTGTCGCGCCCGGACTCCGCTGTGTGGCGATTGCCGCATCGTCGATCTGTGCGAATATCGACACAAGACGACTGCATCTAACAAGGAAAAAACCCGATGA
- a CDS encoding RnfABCDGE type electron transport complex subunit B codes for MNEPSVDAIDALLPQTQCRRCGYDGCRPYAEAIAAGETDINRCPPGGDATVERLAALTGKSVKPIDPECGDASVAKVAFIREAECIGCTRCIQVCPTDAIIGAAKQMHTVIEYDCTGCELCVPACPVDCIDMPESTAETGQPLWPPVREIDAERAARARELFEARQKRLNRTTTRRRRASRHEATVDAREDAVAGSAAKKSTIADAIARAKAKRESHNG; via the coding sequence ATGAACGAGCCGTCTGTCGACGCCATCGACGCGCTGCTGCCGCAGACCCAGTGTCGGCGCTGCGGCTATGACGGCTGCCGGCCCTATGCCGAGGCGATCGCCGCGGGCGAGACGGATATCAATCGCTGTCCGCCCGGCGGCGACGCCACGGTCGAACGCCTGGCCGCACTCACCGGCAAGTCGGTCAAACCGATCGACCCCGAATGCGGCGATGCCAGCGTTGCCAAGGTCGCCTTCATTCGCGAGGCCGAATGCATCGGCTGCACGCGCTGTATCCAGGTCTGTCCGACCGACGCCATCATCGGCGCGGCCAAGCAGATGCATACGGTGATCGAATACGACTGCACCGGCTGCGAGCTGTGCGTGCCGGCCTGCCCGGTGGACTGTATCGACATGCCGGAATCGACCGCCGAAACCGGCCAGCCGCTGTGGCCGCCGGTACGCGAGATCGATGCCGAACGCGCCGCACGGGCGCGCGAGCTGTTCGAGGCGCGCCAGAAACGGCTCAACCGCACGACCACCCGCCGCCGGCGCGCCAGTCGACACGAGGCGACCGTCGATGCGCGCGAGGACGCCGTCGCCGGTTCGGCTGCAAAGAAATCCACGATTGCCGATGCGATCGCGAGAGCCAAGGCAAAACGCGAGAGCCATAACGGCTAG
- the metG gene encoding methionine--tRNA ligase, which produces MARDILVTSALPYANGSIHLGHLVEYIQTDVWVRFQKLRGNNCIYVCADDAHGTPIMLKARDMGISPEQLIADVGAEHKADFDDFLIGFDNYHSTHSDENREAASEIYTRLEKAGHIARRTISQAYDEEKQMFLPDRFIRGECPKCGSADQYGDACEVCGATYQPTELKNPVSVLSGATPVERDSEHYFFQLADFEQFLHDWTRSDHLQEAVTRKLDEWFEAGLKDWDISRDAPYFGFKIPGTEDKYFYVWLDAPIGYMASFANLCKQRDDLDFDAFWKADSDAELYHFIGKDIVYFHALFWPAMLQGAGYRTPTAIHAHGFLTVNGEKMSKSRGTFIKARTWLKHLPAEFLRYYFTAKLSGKVEDLDLNLDDFMARINSDLVGKYVNIASRCANFITKRFDGQLAATLDKPELFERFAAAADEIADHYEQRRFAQAIRQIMALADEANAYVAERAPWQLAKEDGRDEELQQICTTALNLFAQLTIYLKPVLPETAARAEAFLDTEPLTWADLNTPISGMINKFKPLLRRVEQPAIDKMIEASQEDLAAKAAPAEAAVVEKATEKKASKEPTADQSSETIEIGDFAKVDLRVARIEAADHVEGADKLLRLTLDLGPLGKKQVFAGIKAAYDPMQLEGRLTVMVANLAPRKMRFGVSEGMVLAAGDTPHILSPDAGAKPGDKIK; this is translated from the coding sequence ATGGCGCGCGATATTCTTGTCACCTCTGCCCTGCCCTATGCCAACGGGTCGATCCATCTCGGCCATCTGGTGGAATATATTCAGACCGATGTCTGGGTGCGCTTCCAGAAGCTGCGCGGCAACAACTGCATCTATGTCTGCGCGGACGATGCCCACGGCACGCCGATCATGCTCAAGGCGCGCGACATGGGGATCAGCCCCGAGCAGCTGATCGCCGATGTGGGCGCCGAGCACAAGGCCGACTTCGACGATTTCCTGATCGGCTTCGACAACTATCACTCGACCCACTCGGACGAGAACCGCGAGGCGGCGAGCGAGATCTATACGCGTCTGGAAAAGGCCGGCCATATCGCGCGCCGCACCATCTCGCAGGCCTACGACGAAGAAAAGCAGATGTTTCTGCCGGATCGCTTCATCCGCGGCGAATGCCCGAAATGCGGCAGCGCGGATCAGTATGGCGACGCCTGCGAAGTATGCGGGGCGACCTATCAGCCCACCGAGCTGAAAAACCCGGTATCGGTGCTGTCGGGCGCAACACCCGTCGAGCGCGACTCCGAACACTATTTCTTCCAGCTCGCCGACTTCGAGCAGTTCCTGCACGACTGGACACGCAGCGATCACCTGCAGGAGGCCGTGACCCGCAAGCTCGACGAATGGTTCGAGGCCGGTCTGAAGGACTGGGACATCTCCCGCGATGCGCCCTACTTCGGCTTCAAGATCCCGGGCACCGAGGACAAGTACTTCTACGTGTGGCTGGATGCGCCGATCGGCTACATGGCGAGCTTCGCGAACCTGTGCAAACAGCGCGACGACCTCGATTTCGACGCCTTCTGGAAGGCCGATTCCGACGCCGAGCTGTACCACTTCATCGGCAAGGACATCGTCTATTTCCATGCGCTGTTCTGGCCGGCGATGTTGCAAGGCGCCGGCTATCGCACGCCCACGGCGATCCATGCGCACGGCTTTCTCACCGTCAACGGCGAGAAGATGTCCAAGTCGCGCGGCACCTTCATCAAGGCGCGCACCTGGCTCAAGCACCTGCCGGCGGAGTTTTTGCGCTACTACTTCACCGCCAAGCTCTCGGGCAAGGTCGAGGATCTCGATCTGAACCTCGACGACTTCATGGCCCGGATCAATTCGGACCTGGTCGGCAAGTACGTCAATATCGCCAGCCGCTGTGCGAACTTCATCACCAAGCGCTTCGACGGTCAGCTCGCCGCTACGCTGGACAAGCCCGAGCTGTTCGAGCGCTTCGCCGCCGCGGCCGACGAGATCGCCGACCATTACGAGCAACGTCGTTTCGCCCAGGCGATTCGCCAGATCATGGCACTGGCCGACGAAGCCAATGCCTATGTCGCTGAGCGCGCGCCCTGGCAGCTGGCCAAGGAGGACGGCCGCGACGAGGAACTGCAGCAGATCTGCACCACCGCGCTGAACCTGTTCGCCCAGCTCACGATCTATCTCAAGCCAGTGCTGCCGGAGACGGCTGCTCGTGCCGAGGCCTTTCTCGATACCGAGCCGTTGACCTGGGCCGATCTGAATACGCCGATTTCGGGGATGATCAACAAGTTCAAGCCGTTGCTGCGCCGCGTGGAGCAGCCGGCGATCGACAAGATGATCGAGGCCAGCCAGGAAGACCTGGCCGCCAAGGCTGCGCCGGCCGAGGCTGCGGTGGTCGAAAAAGCGACCGAAAAGAAGGCCAGCAAAGAACCCACGGCCGATCAAAGCAGCGAAACGATCGAGATCGGCGATTTCGCCAAGGTCGATCTGCGCGTGGCGCGTATCGAGGCCGCCGATCATGTCGAAGGCGCGGACAAGCTCCTGCGGCTGACCCTGGACCTCGGCCCGCTGGGCAAGAAGCAGGTCTTTGCCGGTATCAAGGCCGCCTACGACCCGATGCAGCTGGAAGGCCGGCTGACCGTCATGGTCGCCAACCTGGCCCCGCGCAAGATGCGTTTCGGCGTCTCCGAAGGCATGGTGCTGGCCGCGGGCGATACGCCGCATATCCTGTCGCCCGACGCGGGCGCGAAGCCGGGCGACAAGATCAAATAG
- the apbC gene encoding iron-sulfur cluster carrier protein ApbC: MSDSLKKTVETELSRFHEPYLDTDLMGARAVRSLEADNGHVKLALDLGFPCGSYGQQLAERIRSMLEAVSGIERADVTVGFSVAARAVQPSLKRVEGVRNIIAVASAKGGVGKSTVAANLALALKADGAAVGLLDADIYGPSQPRLMGIEGRAQAKDGKTLLPMVAHGLQTMSIGYLIDKESPAILRGPMVTSALQQMLFQTAWNDLDYLIIDLPPGTGDIQLTLAQKIPVSGAVVVTTPQDLALIDARKGVEMFKKVNVPVLGIVENMSTHICSQCGHQEAIFGSHGGQRLADEYGVDLLGELPLDISIREYADAGTPTVVAAPDSQIAAAYMDVSRNTAARLARQKKDYASKFPNIKVENT, encoded by the coding sequence ATGAGCGATTCCCTGAAGAAGACGGTCGAGACCGAACTCAGCCGTTTTCACGAGCCCTACCTGGATACCGACCTGATGGGCGCGCGCGCCGTGCGTTCGCTGGAGGCCGATAACGGCCACGTAAAGCTCGCGCTGGACCTGGGTTTTCCCTGTGGAAGCTACGGCCAGCAGCTGGCCGAACGTATCCGCTCGATGCTGGAGGCCGTCTCGGGAATCGAGCGCGCCGATGTGACGGTCGGGTTTTCAGTAGCCGCACGCGCCGTGCAGCCCTCGCTCAAGCGTGTCGAGGGCGTACGCAATATCATCGCGGTGGCCTCGGCCAAGGGCGGTGTCGGCAAGTCCACGGTCGCCGCCAACCTCGCGCTGGCACTCAAGGCGGACGGGGCAGCGGTCGGCCTGCTCGATGCCGATATCTATGGCCCCAGCCAGCCGCGCCTGATGGGCATTGAGGGGCGCGCCCAGGCGAAGGACGGAAAGACCCTGCTGCCGATGGTCGCGCACGGTCTGCAGACCATGTCGATCGGGTATCTGATCGACAAGGAATCGCCGGCGATCCTGCGCGGGCCCATGGTGACTTCGGCGCTGCAGCAGATGCTGTTCCAGACCGCCTGGAACGATCTCGACTATCTGATCATCGATCTGCCGCCGGGCACTGGCGATATCCAGCTCACCCTGGCGCAGAAGATTCCGGTTTCCGGTGCGGTGGTGGTTACCACGCCGCAGGACCTGGCACTGATCGATGCCCGAAAGGGCGTGGAGATGTTCAAGAAGGTGAATGTGCCGGTGTTGGGCATCGTCGAGAACATGAGTACGCATATCTGCTCGCAGTGCGGTCACCAGGAGGCGATCTTCGGCTCGCACGGTGGCCAGCGCCTGGCCGACGAATACGGCGTCGACCTGCTGGGCGAACTGCCGCTGGATATCTCGATCCGCGAGTATGCCGATGCCGGTACGCCGACTGTGGTGGCCGCGCCGGACAGCCAGATCGCTGCGGCGTATATGGACGTCTCTCGCAACACGGCCGCCCGTCTGGCGCGCCAGAAGAAGGACTACGCCAGCAAGTTCCCGAATATCAAGGTCGAGAACACCTAG
- a CDS encoding LysR substrate-binding domain-containing protein has translation MTGLPRQTSGATERLLDTEVLRSFVAIAEHGSFTRAAKAVFRTPSALSMQIKGLETTLDKRLFVREARRVQLTEHGELLLRYARQLLQLNAEAVACFLAPALDGTVRIGTPDDVGTRVLPQVLGAFARSNPAVQVDVMTGTSNLMLARLDADEIDFALVTIGNRDVDPKRGEIVHTEPLVWAARRGGSARLRDPLPVALAEPGCAWRASAVDALDRVGRRYRVAYSSDHSAGQRAAVLADLAIAPFPRPLANGADLEIIDDPKLPPLADTYTALVFGAQCSEAGKALAGHVVAAFRALRA, from the coding sequence ATGACGGGACTGCCCCGCCAGACCAGCGGCGCTACCGAGCGACTGCTCGATACCGAAGTACTGCGCAGTTTTGTTGCCATTGCCGAGCACGGCAGTTTCACCCGTGCCGCGAAGGCGGTGTTTCGTACGCCGTCGGCGCTGAGCATGCAGATCAAGGGGCTGGAGACCACGCTCGACAAGCGCCTTTTCGTGCGTGAAGCGCGCCGGGTACAGCTGACCGAGCACGGCGAACTGCTGCTGCGCTATGCGCGTCAACTGCTGCAACTCAATGCCGAGGCCGTGGCCTGTTTCCTGGCGCCGGCACTCGACGGCACCGTACGTATCGGCACGCCGGACGATGTGGGTACGCGCGTGCTACCCCAGGTGCTCGGCGCGTTCGCCCGCTCGAATCCCGCCGTGCAGGTCGATGTGATGACCGGCACGAGCAACCTGATGCTCGCGCGCCTGGATGCCGACGAGATCGATTTCGCGCTCGTCACGATCGGCAATCGCGATGTCGATCCGAAACGCGGCGAAATCGTGCATACGGAACCGCTGGTATGGGCCGCACGTCGCGGCGGTAGCGCGCGCCTGCGCGATCCGCTGCCGGTGGCGCTTGCCGAGCCCGGCTGTGCATGGCGCGCCAGTGCGGTGGACGCGCTCGATCGCGTGGGCCGGCGCTATCGCGTGGCCTACAGCAGTGATCACAGCGCCGGCCAGCGCGCGGCGGTGCTGGCCGACCTGGCGATCGCGCCCTTTCCGCGACCGCTGGCCAACGGGGCCGACCTGGAAATCATCGACGATCCCAAACTGCCGCCGCTGGCCGATACCTATACCGCACTCGTGTTCGGCGCACAGTGTTCCGAGGCCGGCAAGGCGCTCGCGGGGCATGTAGTCGCCGCCTTTCGCGCCCTGCGCGCCTGA
- a CDS encoding zinc-dependent alcohol dehydrogenase family protein has protein sequence MHVQLIREFGTPDVFEAAEIDTPTPGPGQLLVRQVASSVNPVDTKLRTAGPPIAPALPGVLGCDVAGIVEAVGDGVTRFTEGDAVYGCAGGLRGRGGAYGEYIAVDAELMATKPDTLDWRETAALPLVTITAWEAMIDRCRVAPGDHVLIHGGAGGVGHIAIQLAKSQGARVAATVSSAAKADIARRMGADETINYREEAVADYVERLTGGRGFDVVFDATGGSDIATSFAGARVNGQVATIVSQYEADLTPMHGKSLTLHVIFMLTSMLNGTHPQHHGEILAKAAGLAAAGQLKPLLDERRFNLDDIAAAHSHLEAGAAIGKIVIDIGDEARNA, from the coding sequence ATGCACGTCCAGTTGATTCGCGAGTTCGGCACCCCGGATGTTTTCGAAGCCGCCGAAATCGATACGCCCACCCCGGGGCCTGGCCAGCTGCTAGTCCGTCAGGTCGCCTCGAGCGTCAATCCGGTGGATACCAAGCTGCGTACCGCCGGGCCGCCGATCGCCCCGGCGCTGCCGGGCGTGCTTGGCTGCGATGTAGCAGGCATCGTGGAAGCCGTCGGCGACGGTGTGACGCGTTTTACCGAAGGAGACGCCGTGTACGGCTGTGCCGGGGGGCTGCGCGGTCGCGGCGGCGCATACGGTGAATATATCGCGGTGGACGCCGAACTCATGGCCACCAAGCCGGATACCCTGGACTGGCGGGAGACGGCCGCGCTGCCTCTTGTCACCATCACCGCCTGGGAAGCGATGATCGATCGTTGTCGTGTCGCGCCCGGCGATCACGTGCTGATCCACGGCGGGGCCGGCGGCGTCGGTCATATCGCCATCCAACTTGCCAAGAGCCAGGGCGCCCGCGTGGCCGCGACCGTATCGTCGGCCGCCAAGGCCGATATCGCCCGACGCATGGGCGCGGACGAAACCATCAACTATCGCGAAGAAGCGGTGGCCGATTATGTCGAGCGCCTGACCGGCGGGCGCGGCTTCGACGTGGTCTTCGATGCGACCGGCGGCTCGGATATCGCCACGTCGTTCGCCGGAGCGCGCGTCAACGGCCAGGTCGCGACGATCGTATCGCAGTACGAGGCCGATCTTACGCCCATGCACGGCAAGAGCCTGACGCTGCACGTGATCTTCATGCTCACGAGCATGCTGAACGGCACCCATCCTCAGCATCACGGCGAAATACTGGCCAAAGCAGCCGGGCTGGCGGCCGCCGGGCAGCTCAAGCCACTGCTCGACGAACGCCGATTCAACCTCGACGATATCGCCGCCGCGCACTCGCATCTGGAAGCCGGAGCCGCGATCGGCAAGATCGTCATCGATATCGGCGACGAAGCCCGCAACGCCTGA